The genomic window GTTCTTCGTTTTTGAAAATCTAGTGCTGCCTCCTGAAGCGTCGAGTCACCCTTGGTCTCGATTATATTGAATACATCCTTGGGGAGGACCAAATCGCCCGCGACGGGATGCTCCCACAAACCAAGACAGGCATGAACCAAATCGGGCCTACCAGATGCAAAAAGAATTTTGACAACTGAAGCCCAATTGGTCTGAACTGAAAGCACATCAACCGGCGAGCTGATTATGTGTTTTTCAAAATCTTCAAGAAAATCCTTCAGAATACCTAGACCCTGGCTCACTAGCTCTGATGCTTCTATAGAAGCCCCTCTTCCAGCTTCTAGTATGAAATGCGCACGCTCACGCTCAGTGAATTTAGCTATTTTTTCGGAAGAAAGCGCTTGAATATCCGCGATAGCTCTTGCCGAATCGAGTCGCCACCAAGAACCAACATCTTTGAGCGTTGCTTGAATGCGAGCGCGGTGCAACTCTGGCCAGTCGAGCTCAAGCGCCACTGAAAGCGAAATAGACAAAAGCTCAAGCGAGCTTGAAACAAGCGTCACCTCATCTGCGGTAAGAAGCCCTTTCTTTCTAAGAACAGACAACGTTCTTCTTGCAGAGCCTTCGTTAACTGAACTACGCAGCACCACCAAGACACGGCCGCGCGTCAACTCGTCGAACGCCCCATACAAATCGGGATTATTCTCAAGCAGTGGAATGACCTCGCCCGATAGCAAGTCCGACTCAACCAAACGCTTTGTATAGCGAGCGACTAGTTTCTTCAGTTCTATTGATTGATCGGCTAGCCCGCCAAGAAATGCAATCATGTTTTTTCGTGCAACCCTCTCCGCCGGTTTTCTGGGACTCAAGGTTGCGTCCTTGCGCGCTTCTGACAACGCTCTCAACTGCTCGATCACCGAAAGAATCAAGGCTGGATACGTGCCTTGATACAGACGGGACAACTCCGCCTTTATGATGGATTGATGGGTATGCGATTCAGGAAAGAAGGTTGCGAGCTGAACTCTATCCACCAACGCTTTGGCCTCAGTAATACCCAATTGGAGTGGCCGCGCCAAGATGAGATCTATCAAGGTGACAATACAACTGCGCGCCGTCTCCGCGTTGGGCTGAAATCCAGATGGATGGGCCGCAAGGTGCCTAGTCTCAAGCAGTGCCCGGAGTTGCTTCGCCTCTGAAGGAGTCAAAACATTCCCAGGCTTTTCGCAAAGATCTACCAAATCTCTTTCGAAAGCTCGCTGATCTTCAAATGCTTTTTCGACAGCCTCAAATCTGAGTTGAAGGTCCTTGTTTCCCGTGCCACTACTCAATAGTTCAGACACGCGGCGACGGAGATGATCCATGGCCGCTCCGAAAGCTGTTACGATTGCAGCGCGGTAAGCTTCCGCATGGTAGCAGCTCACCGCTTCCGCCATGTAGTCACGCGAATTCTCGTCTTCAATGGAGAGAAGCAGCTCTTCTAAATCCCTCAATCGCCCCATTTACTGTCTCCCCTGCATATATTAACGCTCCCATTTGAGCCCGGCTGCCTCTGCGACGTTCCGGGCATGGACAATGCTCGCCATTCCCTCACGGCGTAGGTAGTGGCTCTTCCGGATGCGCTTGAGCGCCTGCTCCACTGAGGTCAATTCGGCGAATGCCCGTGGGGCTTTCTCAGGGAAGCCAGGCAGTGCTTGCACAAAGCAGCACGCCACCTCGATCCGGTGGGTCATATCCGCGAAGCCAAGCCGTTGACAACGGCGCAACAGCGGACCGAACTCGGCCCACTTGAGGCGCCGCGCGTAAGCCTCAGTGATCAGCACCGGCATCGAAAGCCGCTGGATGTGCAACCGTTCTGCGGGCGTTCTTGCCTCCCGCATGAGTTCCTTCTCTTGCGCGCGGATCGCCTGTTCGAAGTCACACCAAGGCATGTTCGCCTTGAGAAGCTTGATCAGGTGTTCATCGCGTCTCACCGCGACGCTCGCCCACCACTCTTTGCGCGCTCGCGTCATTGACCATCACCTCCTGGGCAAGGCTTCCCGTTCGCCTCCGCTGGCCACTGGCCCGTACGCTCGCACAACCGCCAGCATGACTGACACTGACGCTCTCCATACACGCGCCATTGCGCATCCCCCTGCACGAAGTCGCTACAGCGCACGTAGTAGTCAAGGCAACGCTTCCGCCACTCCTCCCGTTCTTCAGGGGTTGGCTCGGGCGGAATGAACGGCTTGGGCCTTCGTTCGGGCTTGGGTTGGTTTTTCGGGCTGGGTTGATTTTTGGGCTGCATCTTGGGGCCAGCCATGCCCGTGCAGCGCTCCCAAGCTCCGGGGTGCTCCTTGAGGCAGCACGTCTCGGTGTCGTCGCCCGGTTGGCACCCCATCCCGTTCATGTAGCACCCTGTCTCCAAGAGCAGGCCAGGGAGCAGCCAAAGCGCGCAACACACTACCCTGCGCGCGAACACGCCCGGCCGTCTCATGAAACGTCCCCACATACTTCCCTTTCGCGCGTTGCCGCTCCTCCCAAAACAGGCCCTACTCCCGGTCGAGGGCGTCCAGCACCGTCCGGGCTTCCGCGTCCTCGCGCTGGTGCTCTTCCACGCGCGGCACCTCTTCCCAGCGGATCCACCCAGCCTTGGCCGCGTGCCGGGCCGCCGTCACCGTGTCGTCCACCACCATCATCTGGCTGCCCGCCTGGCGCACCTGCTCCGCGATGCGCGCCAGCTCCACCGCCCGCTTCTCCTTCGACGGCACGTTGCGGATGTACACGCACTTCACCCGCCCCGGGTACTCGCGAACGATGGTCCGGTAGTGCTCCGCGTCCTCCTGCCCACTGTCCCCAATCAGGATGAAGGGCAGGTGCTCCAGCGTGCCCATCACCCCGCGGATCTTGTCCAGCTTGTGCCCATGTCCGCCCCCGGGCGCGAACCCGTGGCGCGACAGCCCCCAGTCCCGCAGCAGCAGCGGGCCCGCCGGAATCCGGTGCAGCGACAGGAACTCGTCCAGGTGCTCGTACAGGTTCCACGGGCTGCTGGAGACATAGAAGATGGGGTTCGTCTCCTGCCCCTGACTGCCATCGTGCAGCGCCTTGTAGAAGGCATCCACGCCCTCGAAGGGCAGCCGCGTGCGGTGCTCCGTCAGGAACAGCGTCCACGCCCGCTTCACCGGGTTGGTGACTCCCGTGACGATGACCGTGTCGTCGATGTCGCTGATGACGCCCAGCTCCGCCTCGGCCCCCGCCACCAGCACCGGCGCGGACACCGTGGGTACCCCTTCCGGCTCCGGCGCGAGCAGCTCCAGCTTCACGAAGTTCCACCCCGGGAGCACCCCCGCCGGGGGCTCTACCCACAGCGTGAGGAAGCCCTCCTCGTCCGTGGTGCCCTCCCAGCGCTTCTCCTCCCAGTGCACCGCCACCCGCGCCCCGCCCAGCTCCCGCGTCGCATACCGCTGGTACGAGGCGATGGCGCTGCCCACCAGCGTGCGCCGCAGGTGCGCGGGCCGCACGTCCCGGTCCTCCAGCACCCGCGCCTGGATGAGCACCCGCTCCGGGGAGCCATACCCCCGGTAGGGCAGAATGCGCGGAGGCCGCGCCCACTTCAGCTGGCGCCGGACCCGGCGGCTCCATGCGTCCCACGTGGCGTCGGCTCGAACGGCGAACTCGAAGAAGGAGGACTTGAAGGCAGGCATGGTCGAGGGGCCTCTAGTGTACCTTGGCCTTTCCCGCAGCCCTCCATTGTCTTCGGCCCGAAGTCCCACCCCGGTTTTCCTCGCTTCATGAGAAATATGGGGTTCCCTCCTACCCCGCTTCGCGAGTACCTTGTCTGGAGACGTCACCTGGCGAACGTCTGCACCTGCCGCGAAGGCCCTGAGCGGCCTTCGCGGGGCGCGCACTCCTCCCGGGAAAGCGTCACACACCGGACCGTTTCCACCGGGGGGGGACACAGGAATGATTCACCGCCAGGAGTTCGATCTCCGTCCGTTGGAGCACCGTGTGCCCACCGAACCCGTCACGGCGAGCCGCAAGGCCCCTTCCCCTCCCCGCCCGCTGAACGAGCGGCTCCGGATGGAGCGCCTGCGCAGCTACGGCATCCTCGACACGTCCCCCGAGCCGCCCTTCGATGACCTCGCCCGCCTGGCGGCCCTGCTGTGCGGCGCGCCCATCGCCTTCATCTCGCTGACGGACGAGACGCGCCAGTGGTTCAAGGCCTGCCTGGGCGCGAGCGGTGCCCAGGAAGTCCCCCGCGACGAATCCTTCTGCACCCACGCCATCCTGCAGACCCAGCCCTTCGTGATTCCGGACGCCTTGCTCGACGCGCGCTTCCGGGACAACCCCAACGTCACGGGCGGGCTGCGCATCCGCTTCTACGCGGCGGCGCCGCTGCTCACCGAGGACGGGTTCGCGCTCGGCACGCTGTGCGTCCTCGACCCCGAGCCGCGCGAGTTCTCCGCGCAGCAGGGCCGGGCCCTGGAAGCCCTGGCCCGGCAGGTGGTCAGCCAGCTGGAGCTGCGGCGCATGAACCTCCACCAGCAGCGGCTCATCCAGGAGCTGCGCACCACCAACGAGCGGCTGGAGATGATTCAGCACGCCACCAACGACATCATCTGGGACTGGGATGTGGTGACGGGCCGGGTGGTCTGGAACTCCCGCATCACCGAGGTGCTCGGCTACCCCCTGGAGCAGGTGGGGGAGCAGTCCAATTGGTGGTACCGCCACATCCACCCGGATGACCAGGAGCGCCTGGCCCAGAGCTTCCAGCGGGCCCTGGCCGAGGGCGCCTCGAAGTGGACGGCGGAGTACAGCCTGCGCCGCGCCAACGGCACCTGGGCCCGCGTGCTGGACCGCAGCACCATCCAGCGCGACGCGGCCGGCAAGCCCGTGCGCATCTATGGGGCGGTGGTGGACCTGAGCGAGCGCGAGGAGATGCGCACCCGGCTGGCGCTGGCCGACCGCATGGCCTCGGTGGGCACGCTCGCGGCGGGCGTGGCGCACGAAATCAACAACCCCCTGGCCTACGTCATCGCCAACCTGGACTTCACCCTCCAGGAGGTGAACCCCGCGGGCGCCCCGGGCGCCACCCCCGTGGCCGAGCTGTGCGAGGCGCTCCAGGAGGCCCGGGAAGGCGCCGAGCGCATGCGCCTCATCGTCCGGGACCTGAAGATGTTCAGCCGGCCCGATGACGAGCGCCTGGAGCGGGTGGACCTCTGCCATGCCATCGACTCGGCGGCGACGATGGCCTGGAACGAGATCCGCCACCGGGCGCGCCTGGTGAAGGACTACCAGCCCGTGCCCTCGCTGTACGCGAACGAGGCCCGGCTGGGCCAGGTGTTCCTCAACCTGCTGGTGAACGCCGCGCACGCCATCCCCGAGGGGGCCGCGGACCGCAACGAGATTCACGTCTCCACGCGGCTGGATGCCGCGGGCCGCATCGTCGCCGAGGTGCGCGACACGGGCAGCGGGATTCCCGTGGAGATCCGCTCGCGCATCCTCGAGCCGTTCTTCACCACCAAGCCCACGGGCGTGGGCACGGGCCTCGGGCTGTCCATCTGCCACGGCATCGTCAGCAGCCTGCGCGGCGAGCTTCAGTTCGAGAGCGAGGTGGGCCGGGGCTCGGTGTTCCGCGTGGTGTTCCCCGTCCCGGCGCCGCGGGACACGGAGGACGCCCCCCGGGAGCCCACGCCCCAGGCCCCCCGCCGCGGCCACATCCTGGTGGTGGACGACGAGCCCCTGGTGCTCAGCGCCCTGAAGCGCACGCTCTGCGAGGAGCACGACGTCACCGTCTTCTCCCGGGCGCGGGCGGCGCTGGAGTGGCTGGAGCAGGGCCTGCCGTGGGACCTCATCCTCTGTGACTTGATGATGCCGGAGATGACGGGAATGGACTTCCACGAGGAGCTGAGCCGGCGGATGCCCGAGCGGGCCGGCCAGGTCCTCTTCGTCACCGGGGGGGCGTTCACCGCCCGGGCCCGGGAGTTCCTCGGACGGGTGCCGAACCCGCGCACCGAGAAGCCCTTCGAGGCGCGGGCGCTGCGCGAGCTGGTGAACGCCCGGCTCAGTCTTTCTGGCCCAGGGTCCGGTCCAGATTGTAAGCAGCACTGATGAGCGACAGGTGGGTGAGCGCCTGGGGGAAGTTGCCCAGCGCCTCGCCCGACAGCCCCGTCTGCTCCGCGTACAGCCCCAGGTGGTTGGCGTAGCCCAGCATCCGCTCGAATGTCAGCCGCGACTCCTCCAGGTACTCGGGCCGGGCCACGCTCGCCCGCGTCATCGCCTCCACCAGCCAGAAGCTGCACAGGTTGAAGGTGCCCTCGCTGCCGGCAATCCCATCCAGCGTCGCATCCACGTCGTAGCGGAACACCAGCCCGTCGGACACCAGGCCTCCGCCGGTGGGGGTACGGCGCATGGCCTCCAGCGTGGAGAGCATGCGCGGGTCCACCGGCGACAGGAAGAAGACCAGCGGCATCAGCAAGTTGGCCGCATCCAGCGCATCGTGGCCATACGCCTGGATGAAGGCCCTGCGGTCCTTGCACCAGCCCTTCTCCATGATTTCCTCGAAGATGGCGTCACGCACCTCGAGCCAGCGGTTGCGGTCCGCCGGGAAGCTGCGCTTGTCCGCCAGCCGGATGGCCCGGTCCACCGCCACCCAGCACATCAGCTTCGAGTACACGAAGTGGCGGCGGCCGCCGCGCACCTCCCAGATGCCCTCGTCCTCCTGCTGCCAGTGGTCGCACACCCAGTCCACCATGCGCCGCAGGTGCCGCCAGAAGTCATAGCTGATGGGCGCCCCGTGCTTGTTGTACAGGTACACCGAGTCCATCAGCTCGCCGTAGATGTCGAGCTGGAGCTGGGATGCCGCGGCGTTGCCGATGCGCACCGGCCGCGCGCCCCCGTAGCCGGAGAAGTGCTCCAGATCCACCTCATCGGGCACGTTGCTGCCGTCAATGGCATACATGAGGTTCAGCGGCGCGCCCTCCTTCCCATCGTGCTCGGCGCAGCGCTCTTCGATCCAGCGCATGAAGGCGCCCGCCTCCTCCTTGAAGCCCACGCGCAGGAAAGCATAGACGGTGAAGGCCGCATCCCTCAGCCACACGTAGCGGTAGTCCCAGTTGCGCTCTCCGCCGGGAGACTCGGGCAGGCTGCACGTGGGGGCCGCCACGATGGCCCCAGTGGGCTCGAAGGTGAGCAGCTTGAGCGCCAGCGCCGAGCGCTCCACCACCTCGCGCCACCGCCCCTTGTACGTGCAGCGGGACAGCCACTGGCGCCACCAGAGCACCGTCTTGCGGAAGAGCGCCTCGGAGGAGTGCTCGCCGTGCGCCCGGCGCGAGCAATCCTTGGCGGCGCCCTCGTGCAGGCTGAAGACCGCCGACTGGTCCTCGCGCAGCTCGAAGCGCGCCGACACGCCCTTCTCGCCCACCTCCAGCTCCACCTTGGTGGCCAGCGTGAGGCTCAGCGGCTCGGTGATGAAGTTCACCCCGCCGGGCACCTGCCGCGTGGCATGGGGGCTGCGGCCATAGTTGAACGCCGGGAAGCACTCCATCCGGAACTGCATGCGGCCGCGTACCACGCGCACGCGGCGCACCAGCTCGCGCGCGTGCTCGTTGCCCCGGTCCACCACCGGCATGAAGTCGATGAGCTCCCCCACCCCTTCCGGCGAGTAGAAGCGCGTCACCAGCACGTTCGTCTCCGGCCAGTAGAACTGCTTGCACGTCACCCCTTCCGTGTCCGGGGCGATGCGGAAGTGGCCGCCCCGCTCCGGATCCAGGATGGCCGCGAAGACGCTCGGGCTGTCGAAGTTGGGAAAGCACAGCCAGTCCAGCGTCCCATCCGAGCCCACCAGCGCCACCGTGCGCAGGTCGCCGATGACGCCGTGGTCCTCGATGCGCACCGCCTCACCGTTGAACATCCGCCCACAGGGGGCCTTGCCGGAGGGGTGCTGTTCCGAAGTCGAAGTCAATGCCAGGCTCCTCTGCCTCAGGCGAAGCGGATGATGTGCTTGATGCCGCCGGACTTGCCGGTCACCACCTTCTGGAAGTCCTCGGGCGGATGGCGCTCGGTGAGAATCGCCTCCAGCTGCCCCGGCCAGCGCTCCTGGAAGCGCGCCAGGTCCTCCAGGGCGGCCTGGAAGTCCGCCTCCGAGGCATTCACCGTGCCCAGCACCAGCTGGTTCTTCAACACCAGCTGCTTGAGCAGCGCCGCGCCGTCCAGCTCCAGCGGCTCCTTCTTCCCGGGCACCCCGGTGAAGATGAACACCCCGTTGGGCCCGAGCACCTGAAGCACCTCGAAGCCCGCCTTCGCGGAGCCCGAGGCCTCGTACACCACGTCCACCGGGCCCGCGCGCCCGGTGAGCGCCTCCGCCCCCACCTCCTTCGAGGAGAGGTAGGGCGCCCCCACCGCCTCGGCCACCGCCGCCTTGGCGTTGGGCTTGGGCGAGCGCGAGTACACCGTGGTGTCATGGCCGGCGCGCTTCAAGGCCATGGCCCCCAGGAGCCCCACGGGCCCGGCGCCCAGCACGACCGCGTGCCCCGGCTGCTTCTTCCACGGCAGCCGCCGCTTGAGCACCTCCAGCTCCCGCAGCGCCTTCTCCGCGATGGTGAGGGGCTCGGTGAGCACCGCCACCCCGCGCAGCGCGGCGGGCACCCGGTGCAGGTAGGCCTCCTCCTCCACGAAGAACTCCGCGCAGAAGCCATGGGCCTTCTGGATGCCGCGCTCCCGGTAGTCTCCCGTCACGCAGAAGTCCGGGTTCCCGCTGCGGCACGCGGCGCAGGCCTCGTGGGGGCAGGGCCGCCGCACGCGCGGGACGACCAGGTCCCCCACCTTCAGGCCCTTCACCTGCGCGCCCACCTGCACCACCTCGCCCAGCGCCTCGTGGCCCAGGATGAGGTGGTCCTCCCCCTCCGGGGGGGCGCCGTGCTGGAACTCGGCGATCTCCTGATCCGT from Stigmatella erecta includes these protein-coding regions:
- a CDS encoding App1 family protein; amino-acid sequence: MPAFKSSFFEFAVRADATWDAWSRRVRRQLKWARPPRILPYRGYGSPERVLIQARVLEDRDVRPAHLRRTLVGSAIASYQRYATRELGGARVAVHWEEKRWEGTTDEEGFLTLWVEPPAGVLPGWNFVKLELLAPEPEGVPTVSAPVLVAGAEAELGVISDIDDTVIVTGVTNPVKRAWTLFLTEHRTRLPFEGVDAFYKALHDGSQGQETNPIFYVSSSPWNLYEHLDEFLSLHRIPAGPLLLRDWGLSRHGFAPGGGHGHKLDKIRGVMGTLEHLPFILIGDSGQEDAEHYRTIVREYPGRVKCVYIRNVPSKEKRAVELARIAEQVRQAGSQMMVVDDTVTAARHAAKAGWIRWEEVPRVEEHQREDAEARTVLDALDRE
- a CDS encoding ATP-binding protein codes for the protein MPTEPVTASRKAPSPPRPLNERLRMERLRSYGILDTSPEPPFDDLARLAALLCGAPIAFISLTDETRQWFKACLGASGAQEVPRDESFCTHAILQTQPFVIPDALLDARFRDNPNVTGGLRIRFYAAAPLLTEDGFALGTLCVLDPEPREFSAQQGRALEALARQVVSQLELRRMNLHQQRLIQELRTTNERLEMIQHATNDIIWDWDVVTGRVVWNSRITEVLGYPLEQVGEQSNWWYRHIHPDDQERLAQSFQRALAEGASKWTAEYSLRRANGTWARVLDRSTIQRDAAGKPVRIYGAVVDLSEREEMRTRLALADRMASVGTLAAGVAHEINNPLAYVIANLDFTLQEVNPAGAPGATPVAELCEALQEAREGAERMRLIVRDLKMFSRPDDERLERVDLCHAIDSAATMAWNEIRHRARLVKDYQPVPSLYANEARLGQVFLNLLVNAAHAIPEGAADRNEIHVSTRLDAAGRIVAEVRDTGSGIPVEIRSRILEPFFTTKPTGVGTGLGLSICHGIVSSLRGELQFESEVGRGSVFRVVFPVPAPRDTEDAPREPTPQAPRRGHILVVDDEPLVLSALKRTLCEEHDVTVFSRARAALEWLEQGLPWDLILCDLMMPEMTGMDFHEELSRRMPERAGQVLFVTGGAFTARAREFLGRVPNPRTEKPFEARALRELVNARLSLSGPGSGPDCKQH
- a CDS encoding glycoside hydrolase family 15 protein, whose product is MFNGEAVRIEDHGVIGDLRTVALVGSDGTLDWLCFPNFDSPSVFAAILDPERGGHFRIAPDTEGVTCKQFYWPETNVLVTRFYSPEGVGELIDFMPVVDRGNEHARELVRRVRVVRGRMQFRMECFPAFNYGRSPHATRQVPGGVNFITEPLSLTLATKVELEVGEKGVSARFELREDQSAVFSLHEGAAKDCSRRAHGEHSSEALFRKTVLWWRQWLSRCTYKGRWREVVERSALALKLLTFEPTGAIVAAPTCSLPESPGGERNWDYRYVWLRDAAFTVYAFLRVGFKEEAGAFMRWIEERCAEHDGKEGAPLNLMYAIDGSNVPDEVDLEHFSGYGGARPVRIGNAAASQLQLDIYGELMDSVYLYNKHGAPISYDFWRHLRRMVDWVCDHWQQEDEGIWEVRGGRRHFVYSKLMCWVAVDRAIRLADKRSFPADRNRWLEVRDAIFEEIMEKGWCKDRRAFIQAYGHDALDAANLLMPLVFFLSPVDPRMLSTLEAMRRTPTGGGLVSDGLVFRYDVDATLDGIAGSEGTFNLCSFWLVEAMTRASVARPEYLEESRLTFERMLGYANHLGLYAEQTGLSGEALGNFPQALTHLSLISAAYNLDRTLGQKD
- a CDS encoding glucose 1-dehydrogenase — protein: MKAVAVFPKSREVRVIDVPEPRLSSATGVRVRTLEIGVCGTDQEIAEFQHGAPPEGEDHLILGHEALGEVVQVGAQVKGLKVGDLVVPRVRRPCPHEACAACRSGNPDFCVTGDYRERGIQKAHGFCAEFFVEEEAYLHRVPAALRGVAVLTEPLTIAEKALRELEVLKRRLPWKKQPGHAVVLGAGPVGLLGAMALKRAGHDTTVYSRSPKPNAKAAVAEAVGAPYLSSKEVGAEALTGRAGPVDVVYEASGSAKAGFEVLQVLGPNGVFIFTGVPGKKEPLELDGAALLKQLVLKNQLVLGTVNASEADFQAALEDLARFQERWPGQLEAILTERHPPEDFQKVVTGKSGGIKHIIRFA